One window of Novipirellula aureliae genomic DNA carries:
- the trhA gene encoding PAQR family membrane homeostasis protein TrhA, with translation MSAITNPPMFNGGDAPVKWDQEWANAFTHGLAAIVSIVGLFFLVAKAGSVDVGLAIACTAYMSGVIGTFICSTLSHTILRQPLLDTLRAWDQAMIYVMISGTYTPIVYVCAADSVRIPLLVAIWIAAGVGFFHKVLARHRVNSIGTLSYLMLGWLPAIPLIGQVPGAVIAAMFLGGVLYSLGTILLVNDGRIRYLHAGWHISVMLAAAVHFFGIYLYLI, from the coding sequence GTGAGTGCAATTACAAATCCACCCATGTTCAACGGCGGAGACGCTCCGGTCAAATGGGACCAGGAATGGGCCAATGCGTTTACACACGGACTTGCAGCAATCGTGTCGATCGTGGGCCTGTTTTTCTTGGTGGCAAAAGCGGGAAGCGTCGATGTCGGATTGGCGATCGCCTGTACCGCTTACATGTCAGGTGTGATAGGAACATTTATTTGCTCCACATTGTCGCACACGATTCTTCGGCAACCGCTGCTCGATACGCTTCGGGCATGGGATCAAGCGATGATCTATGTGATGATTTCGGGAACCTACACACCGATCGTTTACGTTTGTGCCGCCGATAGCGTCCGGATTCCGCTGTTGGTCGCGATTTGGATTGCCGCAGGAGTAGGTTTTTTCCACAAGGTTCTGGCTCGCCACCGAGTCAACTCGATTGGGACGTTATCCTATCTTATGTTAGGATGGCTGCCGGCAATCCCGCTTATCGGTCAAGTTCCCGGCGCAGTCATTGCGGCGATGTTTTTGGGCGGCGTGCTATACTCGCTGGGTACCATCCTGCTGGTCAACGATGGCAGAATCCGTTATCTGCACGCTGGATGGCACATCAGCGTGATGTTGGCCGCAGCGGTTCATTTCTTCGGCATCTATCTTTATCTAATCTGA
- a CDS encoding M24 family metallopeptidase: protein MNTTAILLAGYPDKNASLFRRIQVPLGDPAAWVDIQGHTTALVRDLEMDRVRQAGHTDHVTCPAEHPAPLGLSADRETATAQAVVQLLRSKKIERVVTDRSLPYLFAWHLQQAEMELAYDEELGVIDRRSKSDQEIEALAKAQATTEEVMEIMLRRIARANANADGFLTVDGEVLTSENMKRFAAIEFLQRGFSMTHGAIIATAPHVADCHHSGTGPLSTGHPVIVDLYPRDDSTRYNGDCTRTVVHGEASDTVKAMHAAVIAAKQAADKKLVAGNLASEVHQASEAVLIEHGYPISRGTLTDAPSIQHGTGHGIGLDVHEPILLDEGGGEMLEGEVFTIEPGLYGRIDGGVRVEDMLVAGETESKNLNRLPYGLDWS, encoded by the coding sequence ATGAACACGACTGCGATATTGCTCGCTGGCTATCCTGACAAAAACGCATCTCTGTTTCGGCGTATCCAAGTTCCGCTTGGCGATCCCGCGGCTTGGGTTGACATTCAGGGGCATACCACGGCGTTGGTCCGTGACTTGGAAATGGACCGAGTTCGCCAAGCCGGCCATACCGACCACGTGACTTGTCCAGCCGAACATCCCGCGCCACTGGGCCTAAGTGCCGATCGCGAAACCGCAACCGCTCAGGCGGTCGTCCAACTGCTACGGTCCAAGAAAATTGAGCGAGTCGTGACCGATCGGTCGTTGCCCTACCTGTTTGCTTGGCACCTACAACAAGCCGAGATGGAACTGGCTTACGACGAAGAGCTCGGCGTGATCGATCGGCGATCAAAAAGCGACCAGGAAATCGAGGCGTTAGCCAAAGCTCAGGCGACGACCGAAGAGGTGATGGAGATAATGCTTCGCCGTATCGCTCGAGCAAATGCAAATGCCGACGGTTTTCTAACCGTCGATGGTGAAGTACTGACCAGTGAAAACATGAAGCGATTTGCCGCGATCGAATTTCTACAGCGTGGATTTAGCATGACTCACGGTGCGATCATCGCCACGGCTCCCCATGTTGCCGACTGCCATCACTCCGGTACCGGGCCGCTTTCGACAGGCCACCCGGTCATTGTCGACTTGTACCCGCGAGACGATTCGACTCGTTACAACGGAGACTGCACGCGGACGGTTGTGCATGGCGAAGCTTCCGACACAGTCAAGGCGATGCATGCCGCCGTCATCGCGGCAAAACAAGCTGCCGACAAAAAGTTGGTCGCTGGCAATCTAGCCAGCGAAGTGCATCAAGCGTCCGAAGCGGTACTGATCGAACATGGCTACCCGATATCACGTGGTACGTTGACCGACGCGCCGAGCATCCAACATGGTACCGGACACGGCATCGGGCTCGATGTACACGAACCGATCCTGCTCGATGAGGGAGGTGGTGAAATGCTAGAGGGAGAAGTCTTTACAATCGAACCAGGCCTCTACGGACGAATCGACGGCGGAGTCCGTGTCGAGGATATGCTGGTCGCCGGCGAAACCGAGTCCAAGAATTTAAATCGCTTGCCCTACGGGCTCGATTGGTCCTAA
- the rimO gene encoding 30S ribosomal protein S12 methylthiotransferase RimO: MQLPIISDTPTRSPSHSIGNDPNARGRYAVISLGCPKNLVDTEQMLGRLDEDGYNMVGSVDDADFVVINTCGFIDSAREESLGAIDEMLDLKRQGKIRNVIVTGCLAERQQGKLLEARPEIDAMIGVFGRNEIVSVIDRLQSGIEEQQKVFRPAPIKPLSDAVRSAVTPRHFAYLKISEGCDRLCTFCAIPKMRGKHYSKPIEQVIDEAKRLGDSGVKEIVVVAQDTTYYGKDLYGEPRLTQLLTELDKIDSVGWIRLMYFYPMYIDDALVDTLAGAERILPYIDMPLQHASDKMLKRMARKTTRSLQEDILGQFRSRIKNAVMRTTMIAGFPGETEEDFAELMDFAEQQRFEHLGVFTYSIEEDTPAAKLPDRVPKEVADRRQGELMALQQGIAFEWNQSRVGTIEDVIIDSPLPDEPGVWIGRTRAEAPDIDGIVYVTASDEEQSIKVGDMLKSEIVAAEGYDLVAVAL; the protein is encoded by the coding sequence ATGCAGCTTCCCATTATCTCGGACACTCCGACCCGTTCGCCTTCGCATTCGATTGGTAATGATCCGAACGCTCGAGGCCGGTACGCCGTCATTAGCCTTGGATGCCCAAAAAACCTGGTCGATACCGAGCAAATGCTTGGACGACTTGACGAGGATGGCTACAACATGGTCGGTTCAGTCGACGATGCTGACTTTGTCGTCATCAATACTTGCGGGTTCATTGATTCGGCTCGCGAGGAATCGCTTGGGGCGATCGACGAGATGTTGGACCTTAAGCGTCAGGGCAAGATTCGCAACGTGATTGTCACTGGATGTTTGGCCGAGCGCCAGCAGGGCAAGCTACTTGAAGCCCGTCCCGAAATCGACGCAATGATCGGCGTGTTTGGACGCAACGAGATCGTCTCGGTCATCGATCGATTGCAATCGGGTATCGAAGAACAGCAGAAAGTGTTCCGCCCCGCCCCGATCAAGCCGCTCAGTGATGCCGTCCGCAGTGCCGTTACGCCTCGACACTTTGCTTACTTAAAAATCAGTGAGGGCTGCGATCGGTTGTGCACCTTTTGTGCGATCCCCAAGATGCGAGGCAAGCACTACAGCAAACCGATCGAGCAGGTCATCGACGAAGCAAAGCGGCTAGGCGACAGTGGTGTGAAAGAGATTGTCGTCGTTGCTCAAGACACGACCTATTATGGAAAAGATCTCTATGGCGAACCTCGCTTGACGCAGTTGCTTACCGAACTCGATAAGATCGATTCGGTGGGTTGGATTCGTTTGATGTACTTTTATCCGATGTATATCGACGATGCCTTGGTCGACACCTTGGCAGGCGCCGAGCGGATATTGCCCTATATCGACATGCCACTGCAGCACGCCAGCGATAAGATGCTCAAGCGGATGGCCCGCAAGACGACTCGTTCGTTACAGGAGGATATCCTTGGTCAATTCCGATCGCGGATCAAGAACGCTGTCATGCGAACGACCATGATTGCCGGTTTCCCTGGAGAAACGGAAGAGGATTTTGCCGAACTGATGGACTTTGCTGAGCAACAGCGGTTTGAACACTTGGGCGTCTTTACTTATTCGATTGAAGAGGACACCCCGGCGGCGAAGTTACCCGATCGCGTCCCCAAGGAGGTTGCCGATCGCCGGCAAGGTGAATTAATGGCCTTGCAACAAGGGATTGCCTTTGAGTGGAACCAAAGCCGTGTGGGGACAATAGAAGATGTGATCATCGATTCGCCGTTGCCGGATGAGCCAGGTGTATGGATCGGACGCACCCGAGCCGAGGCTCCCGATATCGATGGTATTGTCTACGTGACCGCATCGGATGAAGAGCAATCGATCAAAGTTGGCGATATGTTGAAGTCGGAAATCGTTGCTGCCGAAGGGTATGACTTGGTTGCCGTGGCGCTATAG
- the rplJ gene encoding 50S ribosomal protein L10 translates to MSKFVKELVTRDIKRQLDGVEDAVVVSYVGMDANTTNELRGELDAKNIRMMIVKNSLARRATEGSSLHPAFEGSSGQTAVCWGASDFVSLVKELVRLDKDSEKYEKFIAAGGVMDGERLDADKLKEVSKWPSREEQISMLVGQILAPGANLSAALLGPGKKLNSQIKKISEGDE, encoded by the coding sequence ATGAGTAAATTTGTAAAAGAGTTGGTAACTCGCGATATCAAACGTCAACTCGACGGTGTCGAAGACGCTGTGGTTGTCAGTTATGTCGGGATGGATGCCAACACCACCAACGAACTTCGTGGCGAGCTTGATGCGAAGAACATTCGCATGATGATTGTCAAAAATTCGCTCGCACGTCGAGCAACTGAAGGATCTTCACTGCATCCGGCTTTCGAAGGGTCATCGGGTCAAACGGCTGTTTGCTGGGGAGCAAGTGACTTTGTTTCCCTCGTCAAAGAGTTGGTTCGACTTGACAAGGACAGTGAGAAGTATGAAAAATTCATCGCCGCTGGCGGTGTCATGGATGGCGAACGGCTAGACGCTGACAAGTTGAAGGAAGTCAGCAAGTGGCCAAGCCGTGAAGAGCAAATCTCGATGCTTGTGGGTCAAATCCTGGCACCGGGAGCCAACTTGTCGGCTGCACTACTTGGGCCTGGTAAGAAGCTTAACAGTCAAATTAAGAAAATTTCAGAAGGCGACGAGTAG
- a CDS encoding DegT/DnrJ/EryC1/StrS family aminotransferase, with product MADPSSGVPLLDVNRDNRPLRDEFVEALTGVVDSGRFLFGPDVTSLESEIAAYCQVENAIGCASGSDALLLPLMALGIGPGDEVIVPSFTFFASVSCITRLGATPIFADICPDTFNVDPESIRGLITDRTRAIIPVHLFGQCAQIDRICQIAGDDDIPVIEDAAQAIGAAYHSRPAGSWGDVGCFSFYPTKNLGGMGDGGMMTTTSAGMADRLRLFAGHGMRPRYYHQVVGINSRLDTFQAAVLRVKLRHLADAVHNRQANADRYTRLLMEANLVAADQVVVPAVDKNAFHVWNQYSIRIGEGRRDALKAYLSERGIGSEIYYPVPMHQQECFNYLGVDPSTMVETERASREILNLPIFPSLTESEQHQVVKAIKGFYAAGAKAAA from the coding sequence ATGGCCGATCCTAGCTCCGGCGTCCCTTTGTTGGACGTCAATCGTGATAACCGTCCTCTTCGGGATGAATTTGTCGAAGCGTTAACTGGAGTTGTCGACAGTGGTCGATTCCTTTTCGGTCCCGACGTGACGTCACTTGAAAGTGAAATTGCTGCCTATTGCCAAGTCGAAAACGCCATCGGATGTGCTTCTGGCAGCGACGCGCTGCTACTGCCTCTGATGGCACTCGGCATCGGGCCTGGCGACGAGGTAATCGTGCCAAGTTTTACCTTTTTCGCTTCGGTAAGCTGCATCACTCGACTCGGTGCAACACCGATTTTTGCCGATATTTGTCCTGATACGTTCAATGTTGATCCCGAATCGATTCGCGGATTGATCACAGACCGCACTCGCGCGATTATCCCCGTTCACCTGTTCGGTCAATGTGCCCAGATCGATCGGATCTGTCAAATTGCGGGCGATGACGATATACCTGTGATTGAAGATGCCGCCCAAGCGATTGGTGCAGCTTATCATTCTCGCCCCGCCGGAAGCTGGGGGGACGTTGGCTGTTTTAGCTTTTATCCAACCAAGAACCTTGGCGGGATGGGCGACGGTGGCATGATGACGACCACCAGCGCGGGCATGGCCGATCGGCTCCGCTTGTTCGCAGGACACGGCATGCGACCTCGCTACTACCATCAAGTCGTTGGTATCAACAGTCGTCTGGATACCTTTCAAGCTGCGGTACTTCGTGTCAAGCTACGTCATCTTGCCGACGCGGTTCACAACCGTCAAGCCAATGCCGATCGTTACACCCGGTTGCTGATGGAAGCAAACTTGGTGGCTGCCGATCAGGTGGTCGTACCAGCGGTCGACAAGAATGCGTTCCACGTTTGGAACCAGTATTCGATTCGAATTGGCGAAGGTCGCCGAGATGCCCTCAAGGCTTATCTGTCCGAGCGTGGGATCGGAAGTGAAATCTATTATCCGGTTCCGATGCACCAACAAGAGTGTTTTAATTACTTAGGGGTCGATCCGTCGACAATGGTTGAAACCGAACGGGCAAGTCGCGAGATTTTGAACCTGCCGATCTTTCCCTCCTTGACCGAATCGGAACAACACCAGGTCGTCAAAGCGATCAAAGGTTTTTATGCGGCTGGTGCGAAAGCCGCCGCATAG
- a CDS encoding tetratricopeptide repeat protein, producing MNKSKADRSVKRNLVRWLIAMLCFLLLLPDAVETRSACADILTDMPADGGLAVDQAFLKEAQIYVRENEIEKARESLKRYAEKKPDSPHPEIILSQLLAGAGRGAEAGEVIESLAAENPDRMDVRLFFARNAIAQSRWYDGWTHLQMAAAAKKSERWSEEYKSQLDDDRMRLLAAYHEDRGQLEKADAIYESLARKPDVSADALTAFGRVRFRLDDKVMARKAFDRAFELDPTREVPALSMALLYDLEKKSNEAERQFRSAINHPNQKGAERAKIGFARWLLWNNRPADILDVLAGPFESAEANGERLVLQAMAKRMNGDFSGAIEILSPIHQQNPTQLTVGNEMALAMIESKDERLRSRALQIAQLMVRNNPNRTDCWATLGWVQFRLGDITSAKDSFSRAVSGGGISRDTAWHLSQLQSQLGNQEQAEQLLESAKVSKGPFFSEALIKD from the coding sequence ATGAACAAAAGCAAGGCGGACCGATCCGTCAAACGCAATCTCGTTCGCTGGCTCATCGCAATGCTTTGCTTTTTGCTGCTGCTGCCTGATGCGGTCGAAACCCGCTCCGCTTGCGCCGACATTTTGACCGACATGCCTGCCGACGGCGGCTTGGCGGTCGATCAGGCATTCTTGAAGGAAGCTCAAATCTATGTCCGCGAAAACGAGATCGAAAAAGCTCGTGAATCGCTCAAACGGTACGCCGAAAAGAAACCTGATTCGCCGCATCCTGAAATCATCTTAAGCCAATTGCTTGCGGGGGCCGGTCGCGGTGCGGAAGCGGGTGAGGTGATCGAGTCGTTAGCAGCTGAAAATCCAGACCGGATGGATGTCCGGCTATTCTTTGCTCGAAATGCCATCGCTCAATCGCGGTGGTACGACGGTTGGACCCATTTGCAAATGGCGGCGGCAGCCAAGAAATCAGAGCGATGGAGCGAGGAGTACAAGTCGCAATTAGACGACGACCGAATGCGGTTGCTGGCGGCCTATCACGAGGATCGCGGCCAATTGGAAAAAGCGGATGCAATCTACGAATCGCTTGCTCGAAAACCTGACGTTTCCGCTGATGCGCTAACGGCATTCGGTCGCGTTCGTTTCCGCTTGGACGACAAGGTAATGGCAAGAAAAGCGTTCGATAGAGCATTCGAGCTCGACCCGACTCGCGAGGTCCCCGCCTTGTCGATGGCCCTGCTCTACGATCTAGAAAAAAAGTCAAATGAAGCCGAAAGACAGTTTCGCTCCGCAATCAATCATCCCAATCAAAAAGGAGCCGAAAGAGCAAAAATCGGTTTCGCACGGTGGTTGCTCTGGAACAACCGACCCGCTGATATTCTCGACGTGCTCGCCGGTCCGTTTGAGAGCGCCGAAGCCAACGGGGAGCGGCTCGTGCTACAAGCGATGGCGAAAAGAATGAATGGCGATTTTTCGGGAGCGATTGAAATCCTCTCGCCTATTCACCAGCAAAACCCGACACAACTCACGGTGGGCAACGAAATGGCGCTTGCGATGATTGAGTCGAAAGACGAACGGCTGCGAAGTCGAGCTCTTCAAATCGCCCAGCTCATGGTCCGAAACAACCCGAACCGTACCGATTGCTGGGCAACCCTTGGCTGGGTCCAATTTCGACTCGGCGACATCACGTCAGCCAAGGATAGCTTTTCACGAGCGGTTTCCGGCGGCGGGATCTCTCGTGATACCGCCTGGCATTTGTCCCAGCTTCAAAGCCAGCTTGGAAACCAAGAACAAGCTGAACAACTACTCGAAAGTGCCAAGGTATCCAAGGGCCCCTTCTTTTCGGAGGCCCTCATCAAGGACTAG
- the rplL gene encoding 50S ribosomal protein L7/L12: protein MSEEGTAVAEFSAEAKEMGDKIAEMTLKQAKELSDYLKDVHGIEPAAGGGVMVAAAGGDGGAAAVEEQTEFDVVLTGFGDKKLNVVKVVKNLTGASLMEAKKMVESCPATLKEGVSKEDAEKVKAEVEEAGGSVELK, encoded by the coding sequence ATGTCCGAAGAAGGCACTGCAGTCGCAGAATTTAGCGCCGAAGCGAAAGAAATGGGCGATAAGATCGCCGAAATGACCCTAAAGCAAGCCAAAGAGCTTAGCGATTACTTGAAGGACGTGCACGGCATCGAGCCTGCCGCAGGCGGGGGCGTGATGGTCGCTGCTGCTGGTGGTGATGGTGGCGCAGCAGCAGTCGAAGAGCAAACCGAATTCGATGTCGTTTTGACTGGCTTCGGCGACAAGAAGCTGAACGTCGTCAAGGTCGTCAAGAATTTGACCGGTGCTTCACTGATGGAAGCCAAGAAGATGGTCGAAAGCTGCCCAGCTACCTTGAAGGAAGGCGTTTCCAAAGAAGATGCCGAAAAGGTCAAGGCCGAAGTCGAAGAAGCCGGCGGTTCGGTAGAACTCAAGTAG
- a CDS encoding transcriptional regulator — MPKTIKNADTTNEQTPVELQEMAEAINALPARYRDAVTPALTRVIECSTRRRRILNLVQEALSQLRLDMKYLIFDLEATRRERDSYREQLEEQGE; from the coding sequence ATGCCAAAGACCATCAAAAACGCTGACACGACCAACGAGCAAACCCCGGTTGAGCTTCAAGAAATGGCCGAAGCAATCAACGCGTTGCCCGCACGTTACCGCGACGCCGTCACGCCAGCTTTGACGCGGGTGATTGAGTGCAGCACTCGTCGTCGCCGAATTTTGAATTTGGTTCAAGAAGCATTGTCGCAATTGCGACTCGACATGAAGTACTTGATTTTTGATCTCGAAGCGACACGCCGCGAACGAGACAGCTATCGCGAGCAGCTTGAAGAACAAGGTGAGTAA
- the rplA gene encoding 50S ribosomal protein L1 yields the protein MGKKSKRYRAALEKQPSKALPLGEAVEVLKKYDSTKFDQTVEVHMRLGVDPNQADQIIRGSLVLPNGIGKTQRVVVFAKGDAAKVAEEAGADEVGQEDLAKKIKDGWTDFDVCIAAPDMMGLVGPLGRVLGPRGLMPSPRAGTVTPDVGKVVGEYKAGKVEFRNDKGGNVHAMVGKMSFDSTKLTENISAFLEFVNGMKPQSVKGTYVKGVAICATMSPSVRIAF from the coding sequence ATGGGAAAAAAATCTAAGCGCTATCGCGCCGCACTTGAGAAGCAACCATCGAAAGCATTGCCTTTGGGCGAAGCGGTCGAAGTCCTCAAGAAATACGATTCAACAAAATTTGACCAAACCGTCGAAGTTCACATGCGTTTGGGTGTCGATCCAAACCAGGCGGACCAGATCATTCGCGGTAGTTTGGTATTGCCAAACGGTATCGGCAAGACTCAGCGAGTCGTTGTTTTCGCTAAGGGCGATGCAGCCAAGGTTGCTGAGGAAGCGGGTGCGGACGAAGTTGGCCAAGAGGATCTGGCAAAAAAGATCAAAGATGGTTGGACCGATTTCGATGTCTGTATTGCTGCCCCCGACATGATGGGCTTGGTCGGACCGCTCGGTCGCGTCCTCGGACCTCGCGGGTTGATGCCTAGTCCTCGAGCCGGCACCGTCACGCCAGACGTTGGCAAAGTTGTCGGCGAGTACAAAGCGGGGAAGGTCGAATTCCGAAACGACAAGGGTGGTAATGTCCACGCCATGGTCGGTAAGATGAGCTTCGATTCAACCAAGCTAACCGAGAACATCTCTGCATTCCTTGAGTTTGTCAACGGAATGAAACCACAATCGGTCAAGGGTACCTATGTTAAAGGCGTTGCGATTTGTGCAACGATGAGCCCCAGTGTGAGGATCGCGTTCTAA
- a CDS encoding MFS transporter, with protein MSSTLSRRSQPLCSQSPCQAAVSPPAPPSVAGGSVAGVSVAGQTRLYDRDFLLAVASQTSFVLANTLMAHYARWIEFLGGDLRQVGLIMGTAALMGLILRPWMAQWINRIGARAMWAVGYLVFALSSLGNLLVDEIGPAIYLLRGGVVLGAAIVFASGLTFVSQTAPANRRTEAIGILGVGGFMGMLLGPALGDLFLGSDHRVRFDFVMLFSAATVANLIPAGMLFFLHAPNSVGDRRPARLSEFATTVFRYWPGTILLVDFAFGICVTAPMIFVASFIDTAALRIDGVSVIGLYFWCYAGVAITVRVGFRRLPDLIGPAKVLIVGSLFMSLGMFAFALVTPQRATMLVVPALLGGVGHSMMFHTMVSLTLARFPSSAHGTGSTLALMMLDLGTIIGAPVLGMLGQRYGFPALFATVGVVCLSATTIYFGSRFRVTAEQRWIG; from the coding sequence ATGTCATCCACTTTATCCCGTCGTTCGCAGCCCTTGTGCTCACAGTCGCCGTGTCAAGCTGCGGTTAGCCCTCCAGCCCCCCCCTCCGTTGCCGGGGGCTCCGTTGCCGGGGTCTCCGTTGCCGGGCAAACGCGTCTCTATGACCGCGATTTTTTGCTGGCGGTCGCCAGTCAAACGAGTTTTGTACTGGCAAACACGTTGATGGCCCACTACGCCCGCTGGATCGAATTTCTCGGCGGCGATCTTCGCCAAGTGGGATTGATCATGGGAACCGCGGCGTTGATGGGGTTGATTCTGCGCCCGTGGATGGCTCAGTGGATCAATCGGATTGGGGCTCGAGCAATGTGGGCGGTCGGCTATCTGGTGTTTGCTCTCAGCTCGCTCGGCAACTTGTTGGTCGATGAAATCGGCCCAGCCATTTATCTTTTACGAGGCGGCGTCGTATTGGGGGCCGCGATCGTGTTTGCCAGTGGATTGACTTTCGTATCACAGACCGCGCCTGCGAATCGGCGAACCGAAGCGATCGGCATTCTGGGCGTTGGGGGGTTTATGGGGATGCTGCTCGGGCCCGCTCTCGGGGATCTGTTTCTTGGCAGCGATCATCGGGTTCGTTTTGACTTCGTAATGCTGTTCTCCGCAGCAACGGTCGCCAATCTGATCCCCGCCGGAATGCTGTTCTTTTTGCATGCTCCCAACAGTGTGGGTGACCGGCGACCGGCGCGGTTGAGTGAGTTTGCTACGACCGTATTTCGCTATTGGCCCGGTACCATTCTGCTTGTCGACTTTGCCTTTGGAATCTGCGTCACTGCACCGATGATCTTTGTCGCTAGTTTTATTGATACCGCAGCGCTGCGCATTGACGGCGTTTCGGTGATCGGATTGTATTTTTGGTGTTATGCGGGAGTCGCAATTACCGTTCGCGTTGGTTTTCGCCGACTACCCGACTTGATTGGACCCGCAAAAGTATTGATTGTCGGTTCCCTGTTTATGTCGCTTGGGATGTTTGCCTTTGCCCTGGTGACACCCCAGCGGGCGACCATGTTGGTTGTTCCCGCATTACTCGGAGGCGTGGGGCATTCGATGATGTTCCATACGATGGTCTCGCTAACGCTCGCTCGCTTTCCGTCCTCCGCACATGGTACCGGATCGACTCTGGCACTCATGATGTTGGACCTTGGAACGATTATCGGAGCACCGGTGCTCGGGATGCTTGGCCAACGCTATGGGTTTCCTGCCCTCTTCGCGACGGTCGGAGTCGTCTGCCTCAGTGCCACAACGATCTATTTCGGATCGCGTTTCCGAGTGACCGCCGAGCAGCGTTGGATCGGCTAG
- a CDS encoding RecQ family ATP-dependent DNA helicase: MTSPSPLDLLRRHFGHDSFRPDQQAIIEHVLCGRHAMVVMPTGMGKSLCYQIPALTIPPDNPHRELVLVLSPLVALMHDQVSSLQRKGVDAAYINSSLDRSSRNDRYREVAEGKYRLLYVTPERFRKAEFREAIGKRCVKLLAIDEAHCISQWGHDFRPDYSRVMEIRDRVEHPPTIALTATATADCRSDIYRQIGIDESDIRLFYQGIERPNLTLDVQSVLGDSEKLEAMMECLNDPAYSGGSVIVYFCLIKTLGRFSDDLRRLGIDHDCYHGDLSSQDRRRVQNRFLFEDGDIVLATNAFGMGIDKGDIRIVIHAETPGSIESYYQEVGRAGRDNQPSRCLWLYDQQDLMTQMQFIEWSNPDAAFYGRLYDTLVEHNESCRAFGLEWLRGRLQRLSRHDHRLATAMAILDRLDVVAGPQPPECFEVTGALPNQLKSDEVLSEKKRRDQQRLYAMVQFAAASGDRKAFLARYFEGTH; the protein is encoded by the coding sequence ATGACATCGCCTTCTCCTCTTGATCTCCTTCGTCGCCATTTCGGCCACGATTCCTTTCGCCCTGACCAGCAAGCGATCATCGAACACGTGCTTTGTGGGAGGCATGCGATGGTGGTGATGCCGACCGGGATGGGGAAGTCACTCTGTTACCAAATCCCTGCTTTAACGATTCCTCCTGACAACCCTCATCGCGAGCTGGTATTGGTCTTGTCGCCATTGGTGGCCTTGATGCACGACCAAGTTTCGTCGCTTCAGAGAAAGGGGGTCGATGCGGCCTACATCAATTCGTCCCTCGACCGCTCAAGCCGCAACGACCGCTACCGTGAAGTCGCTGAGGGAAAGTACCGACTGCTTTATGTAACCCCCGAGCGTTTTCGCAAGGCGGAGTTTCGTGAAGCAATCGGCAAACGGTGCGTCAAGTTGTTGGCGATCGACGAAGCTCATTGCATCAGCCAATGGGGGCATGATTTTCGGCCCGATTATTCTCGCGTGATGGAGATCCGCGATAGGGTTGAGCATCCTCCGACGATCGCGTTAACCGCCACAGCGACGGCGGATTGCCGAAGTGATATCTATCGCCAAATTGGGATCGATGAATCCGACATTCGATTGTTTTATCAAGGTATTGAACGGCCGAATCTGACACTTGACGTGCAAAGCGTCCTCGGCGATTCCGAAAAACTTGAAGCGATGATGGAGTGTTTAAATGACCCCGCTTACTCCGGCGGCAGCGTCATCGTTTACTTTTGCTTGATCAAGACATTAGGCCGGTTTAGCGACGACCTAAGACGACTCGGCATCGATCATGATTGTTATCACGGCGATTTGTCGAGCCAAGACCGCAGACGAGTTCAAAATCGATTCCTGTTCGAAGACGGCGACATCGTCTTGGCAACGAATGCGTTTGGCATGGGGATAGACAAAGGGGACATTCGGATTGTCATTCATGCCGAAACCCCAGGATCGATCGAATCGTACTACCAGGAAGTCGGACGTGCCGGACGCGACAATCAACCGAGTCGTTGTTTGTGGCTCTATGACCAACAGGATTTGATGACTCAGATGCAGTTTATTGAATGGTCGAATCCAGACGCCGCGTTTTACGGTCGTTTGTACGACACCCTGGTTGAGCACAATGAATCGTGCCGAGCGTTCGGGTTGGAATGGCTTCGCGGTCGTCTTCAGCGACTTAGTCGTCACGATCACCGGCTCGCCACCGCGATGGCAATCCTTGATCGTCTGGACGTGGTCGCCGGTCCCCAGCCGCCCGAGTGCTTTGAGGTTACAGGGGCGTTACCGAACCAGCTAAAAAGTGACGAGGTACTTTCCGAGAAGAAACGCCGAGACCAGCAGCGGCTCTATGCGATGGTGCAATTTGCTGCAGCAAGCGGAGACCGGAAGGCGTTTTTGGCACGGTACTTCGAAGGAACGCACTAG